Proteins from one Indicator indicator isolate 239-I01 chromosome 37, UM_Iind_1.1, whole genome shotgun sequence genomic window:
- the LOC128978498 gene encoding feather keratin Cos1-2-like, which translates to MGRPRLSEYAVPVGLGQCRSSIKETLSAHSLIHSSGLHLLGTRGKDADGSAPAQAMSCYNPCLPCQPCGPTPLANSCNEPCVRQCQSSTVAIEPPAVLVTLPGPILSSFPQNTAVGSSTSAAVGSILSSQGVPISSGGFGLSGLSGLGRGSCGRSCLPC; encoded by the exons TGCCTGTGGGCCTGGGgcagtgcaggagcagcatAAAAGAGACTCTTTCTGCTCACTCTCTCATCCACTCCTCTGGCCTCCATCTCCTTGGAACAAG AGGGAAGGACGCAGATG GTTCagctccagcccaagccatgtCCTGCTACaatccctgcctgccctgccagccctgcggCCCAACCCCACTGGCCAACAGCTGCAATGAGCCCTGTGTCAGGCAGTGCCAGAGCTCCACTGTGGCCATTgagcctcctgctgtgctggtgacCCTGCCCggccccatcctcagctccttcccacagaaCACCGCTGTGGGCTCCTCCACCTCCGCTGCCGttggcagcatcctcagctcTCAGGGGGTGCCCATCAGCTCCGGGGGCTTTGGCCTCTCTGGCCTCTCCGGCTTGGGCCGTGGCTCctgtggcaggagctgcctcccCTGCTAG
- the LOC128978499 gene encoding feather keratin 1-like, protein MSCYTPCLPCQPCGPTPLANSCNEPCCVRCQDSTVAIQPSPVIVTLPGPILSSFPQNTAVGSSTSAAVGSILSSQGVPISSGGFGLSGLSGLGRGSCGRSCLPC, encoded by the coding sequence atgtCCTGCTAcaccccctgcctgccctgccagccctgcggCCCAACCCCGCTGGCCAACAGCTGCAATGAGCCCTGCTGTGTGAGGTGCCAGGACTCCACCGTTGCCATCCAGCCCTCCCCTGTGATAGTGACcctgcctggccccatcctcagctccttcccacagaaCACCGCCGTGGGCTCCTCCACCTCCGCTGCCGttggcagcatcctcagctcTCAGGGGGTGCCCATCAGCTCTGGGGGCTTTGGCCTCTCTGGCCTCTCTGGCTTGGGCCGTGGCTCCTGCGGCAGGAGCTGCCTCCCCTGCTAG
- the LOC128978500 gene encoding feather keratin Cos1-2-like, which yields MSCYTPCLPCQPCGPTPLANSCNEPCVRQCQDSTVAIQPSPVIVTLPGPILSSFPQNTAVGSSTSAAVGSILNSQGVPISSGGFGLSGLSGLGRSCLPC from the coding sequence atgtCCTGCTAcaccccctgcctgccctgccagccctgcggCCCAACCCCGCTGGCCAACAGCTGCAATGAGCCCTGTGTCAGGCAGTGCCAGGACTCCACCGTTGCCATCCAGCCCTCCCCTGTGATAGTGACcctgcctggccccatcctcagctccttcccacagaaCACCGCCGTGGGCTCCTCCACCTCCGCTGCCGTTGGCAGCATCCTCAACTCTCAGGGGGTGCCCATCAGCTCCGGGGGCTTTGGCCTCTCTGGCCTCTCCGGCttgggcaggagctgcctcccCTGCTAG